ATGGGGTCTGAGGGGAtcagggggatttggggggggggtctgaggGGGATCGGGGGTGTCTGAGGGGATCACGGGGTCCTAGCAGATCGAGGGGGGGCCTTGGGGGTCTGAGGGGATCAGGGGGCCTGAGGGAGAATGAGGGGAtcagggggatttggggggctgaTGGGGTTAGGGGGGTCTGAGGAGATTCGGGGGGGGGTTCTGAGGGGATCAGGCGGCCTGCAGAAGAATGAGGGGAtcagggggatttggggggggtctcagAGGGATCGGGGGTGTATGAGGGGATCATGGGGTCTGAGGAGATCAAGGGGGGGCCTTGGGGGTCTGAGGGGATCAGGGGGCCTGCGGGAGaatggggggatttggggggtctGATGGGGTTAGAGGTGGTCTGAGGAGATTGGAGGGGGGGGTCTGAGGGGATCCAGGGGGTCTGAGGGGATCAGGGGGTCTGCAGGAactggggggggtctgggacAACTGTGGGGACTGAGGGGATTGGAGGGGTTTAGGGGTTCTGAGGGGATCAGGGGGGGCTCTAGGTCAGTAAGTGGGGTATTTGGGGAGACTGGGGGGGTCAGGAGAATGGAAAGTGTTGGAGGGGGCACCTGGGGGGGATTGGAGGCATTTGGGGTGTCCGGGGGGCTCTGAGGAAGCTGGGGCAGTTAGTGGGGTgactggggagctggggggtACTGCGGTTTGTCTGGGGGGCAGACAGGCATCTCTGGGGGGGTTGGGAGTAGTGGGGGTGTTTGGGGTGATTGTGGGAATCGGGGTCCATGTAAGGGCCCAGGGCGTTTGGAGGTGTCAGGGGGACAgaggcagtggggggggggggttggggaaATGAGGGGTGTCCAGAAGGGATGTggagtctgggggggggggtcagctgCCATGGGTGTCTGTGGGCTGAGGCGATGTCAGAAGCTGTTTGGGGGTATTGGATCATAAATGGATAATAAATAGCTGAGGAGAGCTGGGGTTTCACCGGAGCCCATTTGTGCCCCAGGCCAGGAATGAACCTGACGTCTATGAGACCAGCGACGTGTCCGAGGATGACCAGGCCGACTTCGAGGCGGTAAGGCCTCACCGGGGCCCCATGCCGTGGGGTGGGGGCGAGCGAGCGAGTGTGCCCGTGCCCCCCCATCCTGCACCCGTCAGGACCGGCACCGCAGCAGGGAAACAGCTCCTGTCCCTGCACATGTCCTTGCAGTGCCACATACGTCCGTGTGTCCTCCCTCCAGAAACGTGCCACCCCCATCTGGGCTGCCACACGGTGGCTTTGGTGTGGGGTGACACCGAGGGCCCCCCTCCTCGAGGCCGGCACGGCACGAGGGGTGCACCTGGGGCTGCACAGTGACCCCTCGGCTCTGCCGGTGAGGCTGAAAGCTGACGGGTGCTCATGGATCACAGCCCAAATGGCTGCCCAGTCCAgtccgtccccccccagccctcactTCACCAGCACGTGCTCCCAGTTGGGccgagctggggagggggcaacTGGGCCTCAGAGGCGAGATCCAGCTTTTCCCCACGGTGCAGCCAGCATTTTGTGGGGGACGTGGGGTCGGCACGGCCCCACCACGCGTGGGCTGGCGTGGCACTGTGTGCTGCACGCAGGGCAGGGGCACGCCAGGCACCCACCCCCCAATTCTGAGGGGGATAAAGAGTTCCCTTGCGAGACCCAGGGCAGCAAGACGGACTGAAATGGGTTGTTTCCACCCCAAGTTGCCCCCATCAGGCCTTGGTCATGCTGAAATGGTGCCCGAGAATAGAGCAGTGCCGCACCAGTGAGTCCCCCCAGTGTTTTCCCTCCCATGCGGCCTCACTGCAGGCAGGAGGCGAAGGGCTGACAGGGTTTTAATTGCTGTCGTCTCCTCTCCTGGGAGCCCCTCGCGCAGCTTCGTTGTGTTTCTTGGCTCTCGCGTGCTGAACTGACCTGAGTTTTCCCACcgctcttcccctccctgctccccaccttGCCTGGACACTAGTTTGCACAAGTAAGCCCGTTCGCTGCTTCTGGTTTGGCATGCCGTTTGTGGTTGATTTTTGCATGCGGTAGATGTGCACGGGGTCCCGTAACCGCTGCCTGTTGCCGCGTCGCCTGATCCCAGCTGTGGGTCACCCCGccgtggggcagaggggaggcagCCGGCAGTGGCTGTGGGTCCCAGGGTGTGACGTGGTGCTCCCACCACACCCCTGCTCTCCCTTGCCTTCTTTGCATCTGCCCTGCCTGACTGCACGTGCTGCCCTCCTCGTCCTTCGGGACCCCCAGTgaccccctgaccccccccatgACGGGTCCTGCAGGGCCAGGCAGGACACGGGCAGGCGAGCGGGGCTGCGCTGAGCCCCCATCCCGGCTGCCAGCATAGCATGGGTCTGGCTGCTAAGCAAGGGACAGCTCGTGCCCCTCCAGGGACTGGCATTGGGgtttcgccccccccccccagaccccaaccAATGCCTCCCTTCTACCCCTGGGGACCCACCAGGCATTGGGCTGCTCCATGGGGGCCCATCCTGCCCCAGGCTCTGCCCACATCTCCCTCCCCCCCGGGGCAAAAGAAGAGCCAGAGGGAGTTTATCAGAGCGGGGGCTCAGCTGCATCACCCCCAGACTCTGGCCACCCTCTGCTCCCACGCTTTCTCTGGGCACCTTGAGCACCCCTCACGGTGGCCATGACCAGCTCATCCccggctgtccccagccccggcTGCCCCGGCGTGCCCGGCCAAGGGGTCCAGAGCCCACCGCTGCCACCGCTCTCGCAGCCGCTGCCCCCGCCACTGCCCTCGCCTCTGCGCCGCTGGCCCCCGCGTCCCACGTGGCTCCCGAGCCCTCGCACAGGGGCCAGCCCGGCAGCAGCCTCAGCGCAGGGACGTGGGAGACGGCGGGCCGTGCGTGGGACAAACCTTCTAACGCGATTTTTGTCTCTCTCTCGCCCCTCTCCTCCTAACCTTGCTCTGGCTTTCTCACCTCTGGGAAACGCAAGGAGCTGGTAAGAGCCCGTCCGTCGGCCGCCGTAACCCTGCGCTCTGCTCGCGGGCACTCGCCGCTGCCTCCCCCCAGCCGGATGACCCCCTCTAACACTGCTAGCGTTGCTCCCGCTGCTCTCACCCCTTCTTGTCCATCCACAGCGCGCCAGGGCTCCCCAAAAGCGCTTCAGGCCCTGGGGACGTGCCACATCCTGGACAGCTCTCGCTGCCCCGGCAGACCCTTTGCTGGGTTCAGTCCCTGGGTGTCAGTCCCTGGGGGCTGTGCCCCTGTCCTGGGGAGGACGGGGCTGCCTTCGTTCCCCCCCATTACTGTCCATCCTTTCCCCAGCGCCGGCCCCAGACGGCCGCCGGTGCTGCAGGGAGGCGGCAGCTCTGCCGACAAACCCTCGCGGCTGCCTCGTCCCTGACGCCGAGCGTTGTGTGCAGGAGGAGCTCACCAGCACCAGCGTGGAGCACCTCATCATCAACCCCAACGCTGCGTATGAGAAGTTCCGGGACAAGCGTCTGGGCACCAAGGGAGTGGGTGAGCTGGGGGATTCAGGGAAGGGTGGGCTGTGGGGACCCTGAGCTGACCCCAGGGAGGGCACAGCCACCCTGGGTATTTTGGGGTGACAccctgctcttcctcttccagaTTTCTCTGATCGCATCGGCAAGCCCAGGACAACGGGCTACGAGTCTGGGGAGTATGAAATTGTGAGTCCAGAGCGCATGAGGATGTGAACCACCCCAGTGCACGGTCCCTCATACCACTCACCCCACAGTGACATTCCTGCCCAGGGCCACAAATCACCCAGAATCACAGAAGggtggaggtgggaagggacctctggaccatctggtccaacccccatGCTCAGGCAGGGCCACTTAAACCCccttgcccaggaccatgtccaggtgGCTTCTGAATatcaaggatggagactccaccgTCTCTCTAGGTAACTTGTGAGAAGAGCTGGGCTCTGTCCTCTTGGCACCCTCCATTCAGGTCTTGGTAAGattccccagagccttctcttgtccaggctgaacagtcccagctctctcagcctttcctcataggagagatgctccagccctgtcagcatctttgtggccctttgtcggactctctccagtatgtccatctctctctcttctgtactggggagcccagcactggacacagcagtccaggtgtggcctcagcagtgctgaggagaggggaaggctCACCTCCCTCGACCAGAACACTCCTAAAGCTGCCCTGGACACCGTTAGCCTTCCTTGGTGGATCATGTTTAGCTTGGTGTCCACTGGGACCCCTGGAGCCTTTTCcagagagctgctttccagctgggtggtgCCCAGCATAGACTGGTGCCGGgggctgttcctccccaggAGCAGGACTTCTCCTTGTTGAGCTccatgaggttcctgttggcccatctctccagcctgtcccaggtccctctggatggcaacGCAACCCTCTGGCatctcagccactcctcccagtgtGGCATCATCTGCAAACCTAGTGAGGGTTCACCCTGCCCCATCATCCcaatcattaatgaagatgttaaagaGGATCATACCCAGCATTGACCCCTGGGGCACACTGGTTgtactggcctccaactagactttggGCTGACGATCATCACCCGATGGGCTTTGCTGTTGGGGCAgtttcaatccacctcactgcctgctcatccagcccagaTTGCAACACCTTCTCTTGGAGGATCTTATGGGAGATGGCTTTCCTGAGGTCCCGGTAGACAATACCCACTGCTCTCTTCTTGTCTACCAGGCTGGTCACTTCATTGGAGAAGTTGATCAAGTTGGTGGAGCATGACttccccttggtgaagccatgctgcttgcttttcatgttttttctgttgttcatgTGCCTGGAAAGGGTTTCCAGGAGTAGATGTTCATTGCCTTCCCAGGGAAGAAGGTGCGGCTGACCAGCCTATGgttccctgggtcctccttcttgccctccTTGAAGGTGGAGGTGACATTGGCATTCCTCCCATCCTCTGGCACTTCTCCTAGTCACCATGACCCATCAAAGATTATCGAGAGTGGCCTTGCAATGTCATCAGACAGATCCCTCAGCCCTCGCTGGTGCATCCCACCTGTGCCCATGCACTTCCGTCTGTCCCATTTCCTTAAGCGTTCCCTGAGctgatcctcttccaccaaGCGTACATCTGCCTTGTGCCAGCCTTCCCCTGGACGCTGTCACCAGGGCTTCCTGATGGCCGGTCGGGCCGGTTGAGACAGAGGTGAAGGTGGCCTTCAGTGCCTCAGCCTGTCCCATGTGGGATGTCCCCAGGTTCCCCACCTCGTTCAGCAGCGGCCCCCCGTTTTCCCTTGCCATCCTTCAGGTACCTGGGTGCTCACAGAAGCCTTGCTTGTTGCCTTGGACATCCGCAGGCAGGTTGAGTTCcagctgggctttggctttcctaacctcCTCCCTGGCTTCTTGGGCAAcatccctctcctcttcccaggttccctgtccctgctccatcttctgcctccttcctttctgtgtccAGGTTTGGCTGGGAGGCCTTGTTCACCCAGACAGCCTCCTGGCTTTTTTGCCCAACAGCCCACCCATTGGGATGGAGCGCTCtggagcttggaggaggtgatccctGAATATCAACCAGCTTTCTagggcccctcttccctctatTGCCTGATCCCAGGGGACTCTTCCAAGCAGACCTTTGAAGAGGCTggagtctgctctcctgaagcccagggctgtgaccccccccactcctccccaccctcaGCATCCTGAACTCCACCGTCTCGTGGtcgctgcagcccaggctgcctttGACCTCCACATTCCCAACGAGCCCCTCCTCGTTGGTGAAGATGAGCTCCAGCGGAGCCCCTCTTCTTGTTGGCTTCTCTGTCACTTGAAGGAGGAGGACATTGTCATCGGTGCCCTTAGGAGCCTCCTGAGCTGCTCGtgtcctgctgtgttgtccctccagcagGTCTTTTTGAAGACGGGCGGGCACTGAGGGGAGTTGGGTACCAGCATCCTACccaccacctcctgccctgGGTGCCTGGTGCGCGGGCAGGCCCTGAGCCCCTGCCTGATCCCCCCCCCGttcctctctctgcagctcGGCGAGGGTCTTGGTGCCAAAGAGACACCCCAGCAGCGGTACCAGCGGCTGCAGCATGAAGTGCAGGAGCTGGTTAGGGAAGTGGAGCAGATCCAGGTGAGCATCACCCCTCCCCTGGGGACCGGTGGGGAGGCtgtcctggggtgggggtgacACAGCCACCTTTCTTCCCCCCGACAGAGCACGGTGAAGGAGGCGGCAGTGGAGGAGGAGCTGACACCCGTGGCCTTCACCAGGCAGATTGAGGgcctgaagcagcagctggtctccagccacctggagaagctgctgggTCCTGCGGCAGCCATAGACTTCACAGATCCTGAAAGTGCCCTGGCCAAGTGAGTGGGGTCCCAGGACCCCTGGGGTCGCAGCTCGGGGAGCGGGGGAAGGATGGCAGCATCCCCATGGGGTGGTGCTGGGGCCCCATGCCCACCTTTGCCCCCTGCCCAGGcgcctgctgcagcagctggaggcgGCGAAGTGCAGCAAGGCGGCACCAGGGAAGACCCCCGCCAAAGCCCCGGCTCTCACCGGAGACTCCGTCGCCATTGAGCTGTTCTGCCAGCCGGAGCAGGACCACTTTGCCCAGACTGCCAAGGTGAGCTTGGAGCGGGGGGACAGACGCTGCACCTGACCGCAAAATGGGGTGTCCTGCCATCTCACCCCCTCACCTCCCCCCAGATCACAGAACTGGAGAAGCGTCTGGCACAGCTGGAGGCGACGGTGCAGTGTGAGCCCGACAGCCAGGTGAGGGGCCACGGGTGCTTGCCCTGCCACTCTCctgcccccccatcctgccccactGATGCAGTTTCCTTCCCCACAGAACCCGCTGTTGGTGGGGCCGAAGGGCACCAGCCTCGTGGTGAgtcaggcaggggctgggggcgtGCAGGgtccctttcccccaccccgTGCTCATAGCACTTGGtgggggggcagcccctgggtgctgccgtgtcccccctcaccctgctgtCTGTCCCCAGGAGACAGTGCAGGTCCTGCAGGCCAAGGTGAACATCCTGGACGTGGCCGTGCTGGACCAAGTGGAAGCCCGGCTGCAGGTGAGGGGGGGTCGGAAGGAGGGAACTGCACGGTGGGTGTCAGGAGGCCGTGGGAGAGCCATGGGATGGCAGTGGCCAAGGCCATGAAATTGGGAGTGGGCAGTGCTGGATTTGGGGTCTCACTtctgctgccccctccccagagcGTCCTGGGGAAAGTCAATGAAATAGCCAAGCACAAGGCAACTGTGCAAGATGCTGACACGCAGAGCAAGGTAAGAGCTGGAGGGGTAGGCCCCCCCAAAGGCAAGCCTGGCATGGTGGGGGGACATATGGAGCCCCCCCTCCAGACTGTGCTCACCCCCCCTTCTTGCCCTGGCCCATCCCCAGATCCACCAGATCTACGAGATGATGCAGCGCTGGGATGGCGTGGCCAGCACCTTGCCTGACGTTGCACAGAGGCTGGTGACCGTCAGGGACCTGCACGAGCAAGgtgaggggctggaggggatgttggggacaGCGGCGTGGTGTCCCTGGGAGcatctcggggggggggggcaggggtcatgctgctcccccccaccagcactgagctttctcctccctcccagccacgCAGTTCGGGCAGGTCCTTATGCACTTGGACAGCACGCAGCAGGAGATAGCTGGTGCTCTCAAGGACAacactgtgctgctggcagaggtggGTCCCACCAACACCCGCTGGGGTGGAGTGGGGtccccatcctgccccccccctgCTCACCCCCTTCCCCACTCACACCCCCCCAGGTCCAGAAGACAATGAAAGAAAACCTGGCGGTCGTAGAGGACAGCTTTGCCGACATAGATGCCCGTATCAAACGGCTTCAGAAGTGATGGCACCCTGGAGACCCCTCTGCACCGGGCACCCCTGCCCACCCCTGGGGCCCTGCGACCCCCTGGGTATCGCTCCCTCCCCCCGCAGGTACCAGCCCCTGCTTGTACATACCCTGGCtctgcccccctgcccagcctgggggctggaggggtcctccccacccctccattCCCACCTaaggggggggtgtctctgtACTCCCCCCCAATTTACCCCAATAAACAGCTCAGCTCAAAGTGCATCCGTGTCGGGCATCTCCTTTGGGCTGTGGGGCATGAGTGGGGCCCAGCCACCGggttttaaatgcatcttttaaaGGCACGTGACCATACGAGCCACCCCTGTGCACGGTCCCTCCGGGCCACCACGGATGGCAAGCGCGGCGCTGCTGCAGCCGAGGAGCAGGGCGATGGCGCGGCAATCCATCTGGGCGACGGTCTGTCCGTCCAGCAAGCGGGTGCCCGCTCCGTGCCCCGTGTACCTCCGGGGAGAAGTCCCCCCGGGTGAGCCCCAGCTGCCCTCGTACACCCCTGGGGTGATGCTCCTGCAGAGAGGTCGTGCTCCGGGTGGGCTGCCTGCAGCCGCTCTGGCCTCAGGATGGctcctgtcccccccctccagccagcCTCGCTGCGGATGAGCTGGTGAgaagggctggggggcacagaccacccccccaacccctgcaAGATCTCCACCCGCCTCTCAAACCAGCCCCGAAATCATTCCTCGGTGCCCGGAGGTTGCTGCGCGGGTTGAGGATGAAGAAGGTGCCGCTGGGGTTCGCGCCGCGGCTCAGCACGGACCCTGACTGCTGCCAAAGGGGGCAGACAAATGGGTCCCAGCCCAGTGCAAGGTTTGGGGGTTCCCCCAAACCCCGGAGCTGGGGTACACAGGGTCCCCCATCCTCTCACCTCCTGTACCAGGGAGCAGCCGAGCAGGAAGCGCAAGGAAGGGAGCCTGGATACAGGCACAGCCTTCAGGCACACCATGCTCTCCCAGGGCAGCTTCTGCAGGTGCtgggaggacgaggaggaggaggaaggcgtgagcaggagggaggcagcGGAGCCAGGAGAAGGtgaagcaggagctggggtCTCACCTTATCCAGAACCAGGACGAGGGAGCCATCCGTCTGCGTGGCGCAGGCTCTCCGCTCCTCCACCACCTCCTGCGAGAGGAGCTGAGCCTTGCGGGGCTGCGCTGGGCAGAGGCCGAAGGCCAGGGCTGGCGCGTCGCAGGGGCCGAGGAGGGGAGCGGCGTTTAGCACTAcctgtggggaggaggaaggggtgaGCGTCAGCAAAGTCGGGGCTCAGGTCCCCCAAACCCTGCTCCAGCCCGGGCACTTTGAGCAGGATGGGATGCGAGTCCCTCCAGCCgcactggcagagctgggtgtGCAAATGGGCGGCTTCCTCTGCCAGACTGGGCTTGGGGGCGGTGGGGATCAGgcccccccctccagcagcccagcacctGCATCTCCAGCGTCTCGATGAGGCTGTGCGAGAGGTCAGAGAGTCACCGGGGGGCTCCCGATCCCCCAACCCCCTCTGAAGTGTGCCCCACGTCAGGGCGCAGGGCAGTTTTCCCCCACCTTCATCCTGCGGTCCAGCTCGGAGCAGCGCAGCCACCACTCCCGCTTGTCCATACAGCTGTTGGCTTCCTTCTGCTCCCGGATGGCGTCGAAATCGCTCAGCACCGAGCGCAGCAGGtcctggaggaggaagggagccaTGATCTGAGCCCCAAACATGGCTGGGCTGCCCCTCTCCCGTCCCTGCCCTCACCTTGGCGAGCGCGGTGGGGATGCGGATGTTCACAGGAGCGGTGCCCTTCTCCAGCCGTGCCAGCAGCGTGTCCCCTACGGAGCCAGGCTGGATGCTGACGAGGGTCAACACGCACACCGTCACCCCTGAAAGTCAGACCCAGACCTTAAGGACAGCCCCAAGGGCACCATCCGTCACTCCGCACCCTCCCGGGCGATGAGCTGCCCGGTCCCTGTGCTCCCATCAGCGCTGACCGCTGGGGATCTGCTGCAGCTGCGTCCAGAAGCTGCCCCGCTCCTCAGACCCCATCCCCGTGGGGCTGAACGTGAAAAGTCTCTGGAGCTCGGCGAGGTGGTGGCTGCGCTGGGCAGCGCTCCCCTCCTGCAAGGAGAGCCCCCGGAGCTGCTCGGCCACGTCCCCCCGCtgacttcttttctttgctgcagagggaaaagcagTCGGGGGGGAGAACCACCCCAAAATCGCCTTTGCTGGGGCTCTTTGTTGGGTGAGCCCCTTCTCTGTGATGCTCTGGGGATGAAGGGAGGGGAGACCGAGGGACTCACTGAATCTTCCTGTGGATGATGCTGAGCAGCTGATGGCGAGTGGTGACGGAGACCGACTCGGAGAGCAGGTACGCGGTGAGGAGGGGGTCCTGGTTCCCCGTGGCCAGagccaggagctggcagagctggctgtAGAGTGCACCAGGACAGCAGTGGCTGATGCAGTTGAAAGCGTCTTTCGGGAGCTCAAGGACTGTGTCCAGCAAGGAGACATCTGGAAGGGacaaagcagcaaaactccGGGGCAGGATCAGCCGCTGAGCCCTTGGGCAACACTGAGCCGCAGCAAGGGGAGGTGGAGCAGAGGGGACAGACCTGGCGTCCCCAGCACGGCCACCAGCTCCCAGTCCAAGACCGGCATCCCACACCCTGGAGGCTTGCAGACCACCCCCATGTTACCCTTGGGCAGCAGCCTGACGCCCACCCAGCCGCTCACCCGCTCCCCCTCCGGAGGAAACGGGGAGGAAATAGGACAAAAACCGCTGCGTGGGTCAAGATCAAGACAGGGAGGTCGCTCACCAGTTACCAGCCCAGCCAGAACAAACccaatttggggaaaattaacttgttaccaattaaaatagatttgggtGGGCAGAAAGCCATGTCCTCCACACTCGCCAGAATGGATGTGGCAACCCAGCGGGAGCTCCCATGAAACCGCGCAGCCGTCCAGCTCtcaggctgcagggagtgccaGAGCCTTTCCCTACGAACGGATGGCAGTAGTGAGAACAGCCGTGTGAGGTGTCACCAAGTGGATGATCTGCTCGGcggtggcagagctgcaggaggaagcagaaaggtGAAGGAGCATCGGGGAGTCTAAGAAAGACTGCTGGAACCATGCTCTGCCCTCCCTCGAACAGAAACATGAAGagacaccaaaaaaagccaagacCTAGGGGATCCTGTGCCCTCCCCCTGCCAGGCTGACGGCAGTAGCTGAAAGGAAAGGAGTGAACGGAGGCAAGGCCGTGCTGGAGAACCCCCCTCCTTGCCCACCTCGCCTTCCAGGTCCCTCTGTACAATGGGCATGAGGCTCAGGATGGGGAAGACCAGTCAACGGAGGATGTGGATGACGGGCCAGCTACGCCAGAGGTGTTGCCGTGGTCAGAAAGACCTACCCCCGTATCACGACCACCTCCGCGAGGAAGACAAGAGGGGTTAGGGTTGTgggtgactcccttctgaggggaacGCAGGGTGCGAGACGCCGGACAGAGCCTCCTCTTTGGGAaacctgctgcctccctggggcccgggTTAAGGACAGCACGAGGAAACTTCCCAGCCTGGGAAGCTATTGGCCATGACTGTTCTTCCATGTGGGTGGCCGTGAAGCCCCAACACATAGTCCAAGGGCAATCAAAAGAGACTTCGAGGCCTTGGGATGGTTGGGAAGGGAGTCTGGAGCACGGCTTGGTTTTCCCTCGCTCCTTCCAGTTGCGGGCAACGACATTGGAAGAAACAGGCGGACCCAGTCTATTAATACGTGGCTCTGGGGCTGGTGTCACCAAcagaatttggggtttttttggataaTGGGATGGCCTACGCAGCACCAGGCCCGCTGGTGTCAGATGGGATTCGcctttctcaaagggggaaGAGGGCCTTTGCTCACGAGCTAGCGGGGCTCATTGACAGAGCTGTAAACTAGACttggaggggagtgggatgaAATCAGGCTTGCCCGTGACAAGCTGTGGGATAACACACCAAGGTTAGAGGGACGAGGTTCTGGCAAGGACCCTCAGCCTGTTGCTCTGAGACATGCTGGGTACACTGGAGCACACTGGAAGGCTTACggagacaaaaattaaaactcctttccccagtgctggggagcagccccttctcctcctcagttgttttcccctctgtccGTACAGTGGGTTTTAcccattttaaatatgtttttgcagagctgctacGGACTGAAAGGCTCAGCTTTGTCTTTCCTCcccccacagctccccagcaccAAAACCTCCCTACCCACACTGGGCTGGGTGCTCACCGCCAGCTGTGGGGACAGCCCGGTGCAATGTGGGTCGGTGGcagggggaccccccccacgcAATGGTGACAATTGTGCAGGGACTGCTGTGGGGTGAGTGCACA
This window of the Buteo buteo chromosome 17, bButBut1.hap1.1, whole genome shotgun sequence genome carries:
- the DCTN2 gene encoding dynactin subunit 2 produces the protein MADPKYADLPGIARNEPDVYETSDVSEDDQADFEAEELTSTSVEHLIINPNAAYEKFRDKRLGTKGVDFSDRIGKPRTTGYESGEYEILGEGLGAKETPQQRYQRLQHEVQELVREVEQIQSTVKEAAVEEELTPVAFTRQIEGLKQQLVSSHLEKLLGPAAAIDFTDPESALAKRLLQQLEAAKCSKAAPGKTPAKAPALTGDSVAIELFCQPEQDHFAQTAKITELEKRLAQLEATVQCEPDSQNPLLVGPKGTSLVETVQVLQAKVNILDVAVLDQVEARLQSVLGKVNEIAKHKATVQDADTQSKIHQIYEMMQRWDGVASTLPDVAQRLVTVRDLHEQATQFGQVLMHLDSTQQEIAGALKDNTVLLAEVQKTMKENLAVVEDSFADIDARIKRLQK